AAGTCGTCGTCAATGCCGATATCGCCCAGTTTTCCGGTCACTGCGCCCATGGTGGTGCCGGCCAACAGGCCGAGCCACGGAGCGAAAAACAACAGCCCGATCAACATGCCCCAGAAGGCGCCGCCGAGCGCTCCCGCGCCGACGAGACTGTGGGCCTGTTTGACTTTCGCGCGTCCGTTCTCGTTACGGACGACCACCGCGGCGTCCTCGAGTTTGACCAGTTCCCGTTTTTGCAGCTCGTACATTCTGTCGCGCATCGCCTCTGCACCGCCTATGTCGCTGAATCTGAGCACAACAAGTGAACTCATACTCGTAATGGCCCGCGAGCGGTATTAGTTAATTACTGTGAAATGAACGCTGCGAGTGGTATTAGTTAATTACTGTGAAATGAACGCTGCGAGTGGTATTAATTAACTACTGTGAAATGAACGCTGCGAGCGGTATTAGTTAATTACTGTGAAATTAACGGCGATGGCGCGCGGATTCGCCGCGCGTCCCGCGGGGTCGCGTTCGGTCTCGAATCCCGGCTCGTTCGGTTCGCTGTCGTGCCGATACTGCCGGCCGGCACAGCGCCGGGGCCGCAGACTCGTCTCCCGTTCGGCTTATGTCAGAACGGCGACTGACTGTAGGGCGTCCGCGCCGCGCGCTGCTGGGTCCGCCGTCGACATGTCCGCGCTCGCCGTGGTCGACGCGCTTCGGAGACCGCTTGCCCCGTACCGCTCGCCGCGTCCACGTCGTCGCCACGTGCGCCCGCATCTCACGCCATC
The sequence above is a segment of the Halorubrum sp. 2020YC2 genome. Coding sequences within it:
- a CDS encoding DUF1269 domain-containing protein: MSSLVVLRFSDIGGAEAMRDRMYELQKRELVKLEDAAVVVRNENGRAKVKQAHSLVGAGALGGAFWGMLIGLLFFAPWLGLLAGTTMGAVTGKLGDIGIDDDFIKETRDAIEPGNSALFLLAREGKTERIKQELSDFEYAFEIIETNLSPDDEDNLRATFAAEKVTG